Part of the Tenacibaculum sp. SZ-18 genome, AGAAATTGAGTTTGGATCGAAGTCCATTTCTATTTGTTCTTCACTTTGAAATTTTAAATCTATTTTATGAGTAATTGCATGTGAACTCAAACTTTCTACTAAGTAGTTAACATAATTGGTAATATTTCCTTTTTTATAAGCAAGCTTAATTTTATTTTCTTCTAGCTTAGAAAAATCTAATAATTGATTAATCAACTTTAATAAATGTCTACTATTATCTTTAATAGTATTTATGGATTCATCGACGTACTTATTCTTTTTTATGTTTTCACTCATACCTATAATCACTGTTAAAGGTGTTCTAAATTCATGAGTAATGTTTGTATATAAATTCGATTTTAAGGTATTAATTTCTTGTTGTTTCTGTACTTCTAAAATCGATTCCCTTCTTTTCGAAATAAAGAAATAAAATATTCCTGCTAAGGCAATTAAAGCAAATATTAAAGATGTTAAATACAATTTATTTTGAGACGATTTATTCTTGATTTCTACCTCTTTTAAAGCAATCTTGTTTTCATTTACAATACTATCGCGTAGTTTTTGTGTTGTGTATTTAAAACGAACCTCTTGCTCAATTAATTCTTTTTTAGATAATTTATTTGCGATGCTATCTCGATAGTTTATATATAGTTTATATTGATCTAGAGCTTTTTTATATTCTCCCTTTTTACTATAAAGCATAGAGAGATTTTTACTTGTTTGTTCTAAGTTTTTAATTCTTCCTTTTTTCTTGAATATTTCTAAAGCTTCTAGCGCTAGTTTTTCTCCGGTTTTAAAATTTCCTTTTTGAATCTGTAGTTGAGAAATATTGTCTAGCGTTAATGCGTAACTCGTTGTCATTTTTAATTCTTTTTTCAGAATAAGACTTTTTTTATAGAACATTAAGGCAGAATCGACATCTTTTAACCTTTGAAATGCTTTCGCAACATTATTCGTTGTAATGGCTAAACTACGGTTGTTTTTTGTAGCCTCATACCAATTTAGAGATTGTTTCCATGTATTTAAAGCTTTTGCATAATCTTTTTTATAGAAATAGATAGAGGCAACATTATTATTGGCAAGAGCAATCCCATTAGTGTCTTTTCTCGATAATTGAAGTTCATAACTTTGGGTATAATATTTTAAAGCTTTATCATAATCTTTTTGTTGTCTATGTAGCATTCCAATATTATTCAGAGCTAAAGCTTTTTGATAATTTAATCTATGTTTTTCTGCTATAAGTAAAGAATTATCATAATAATTAAGTGCTTTTTTATAATTTCCGTTCCTGTAAAAGTAGGCCCCAAGATTGTTGTAAATTAATGAAATACGATTTATATCTCCAATTTCTTTTGCCAGATTAATACCTTTATCATAATAAAAAACCGAAGAGTCTTCTATTTCCTTCTTGGAAAAATAGTATCCGATATTATTGAATGCACGTACTTTGATTTTTTTAAAAATCTTAGCAGACTTTCCTTGAGATAGAGCAACTTCTGCCTTCCTTATTACCTCTTTACTTAATGGAAGAATAGTATCTAAATTTCTCTTTAAAATATAATTTGCTAAATCTAATTTTGCTTGTAAACGAGTACTATCTTCAATGGTATTATTAATAGAAATTCGAATTAACGAATCCAGTTTTTTATCTTGTGCAACTGTTAGGTTTAAGAAGAAAAAACAAAAAAAAAGTAAAGAGATTTTCCTATATGTTAAATTTACAGTAATTGAAAGGCTCATTTAAATAATAAGAGTTTTTGTGAAATTATTTATAAAA contains:
- a CDS encoding hybrid sensor histidine kinase/response regulator transcription factor, with the protein product MSLSITVNLTYRKISLLFFCFFFLNLTVAQDKKLDSLIRISINNTIEDSTRLQAKLDLANYILKRNLDTILPLSKEVIRKAEVALSQGKSAKIFKKIKVRAFNNIGYYFSKKEIEDSSVFYYDKGINLAKEIGDINRISLIYNNLGAYFYRNGNYKKALNYYDNSLLIAEKHRLNYQKALALNNIGMLHRQQKDYDKALKYYTQSYELQLSRKDTNGIALANNNVASIYFYKKDYAKALNTWKQSLNWYEATKNNRSLAITTNNVAKAFQRLKDVDSALMFYKKSLILKKELKMTTSYALTLDNISQLQIQKGNFKTGEKLALEALEIFKKKGRIKNLEQTSKNLSMLYSKKGEYKKALDQYKLYINYRDSIANKLSKKELIEQEVRFKYTTQKLRDSIVNENKIALKEVEIKNKSSQNKLYLTSLIFALIALAGIFYFFISKRRESILEVQKQQEINTLKSNLYTNITHEFRTPLTVIIGMSENIKKNKYVDESINTIKDNSRHLLKLINQLLDFSKLEENKIKLAYKKGNITNYVNYLVESLSSHAITHKIDLKFQSEEQIEMDFDPNSISHIITNLISNAIKFSPENSEVKIKSGKLIKNNKEFLQLIIQDFGIGISEEHQKKIFERFYQVDNTSTKNNQGSGIGLAIVKELTELMAGTITIESKINEGTKFIVTLPIENKATDEFHIPMYSGEKQKANKSTKINTNIQQPLVLIVEDNKDIAKYLTHCLEDNYRILYAENGEDGLKKAIEHIPDIIVSDVMMPKKNGFELCMDIKQKEITSHIPVILLTAKASKNDSLEGYTQGADAYLTKPFDQEELLVRLEKLIELRKKLQLKYALGATIESELTSKNENINDAFISKVILVIKENLEDSSFNASKLASELHCSESQLYRKIKATTNSSTSIFIRTIRLDEAKKLILNSSLSISEISFKTGFSDPSWFNKTFKEKFGKTPNSYRK